The Neobacillus sp. OS1-2 genome includes a window with the following:
- a CDS encoding histidine kinase produces the protein MESTNKVSSLYRKELKRSLISFGIVPVAIIVFIFYNLFFFISYHILKENTRNEGEMVANEIIVKFSQISAQSKQLAKEININRMETYSTYRTKMYERLYSAVNEQKLNSLFSVIDADGNVIATNWIEDPVDNHKNAVWYLNKRLKNNRNDQSLMYPNRQNLKTDRIFYNIANPIYNEQGNVSGYIIFNLLENKFRQLMNNVHYTDIIITDQYDNSILTSNEMLLTQSGKLKALNNSSYITKQLSILNANINVHSILYIGLFKRIYKIGLVTLLIVFLSITIGTILFANQATRKKMKSIDILLKMITKAKKGDFNQKVNFAKEDEFQVIGEYVEQLLQDIQRLLKENKESIERNAQSEIKQLEMQIDPHFLFNTLENIKYMIKIDSNKAERLIIILSNLLRYSVSNRMQYNSIQKDTNYLKDYLTLQKIRFGDALDYNIDVQAGTENYFLPKLIVQPLVENAIKYGFQTKTNLKIEIIIKNTKKNVYLVIRDNGEGIEKNRLIELKKSLILGENDTNHIGIYNVNRRIQLLYGKSYGLRIYSEEKKGTFVLVKIPIIKEEESE, from the coding sequence GTGGAATCTACTAACAAGGTTTCCAGTTTATATCGGAAGGAACTGAAACGTTCCTTAATCAGTTTTGGGATTGTTCCCGTCGCGATTATCGTCTTTATTTTTTATAATCTATTCTTTTTCATTAGCTATCATATTCTAAAAGAAAATACCCGAAATGAAGGGGAAATGGTCGCAAATGAAATCATTGTGAAATTTTCACAGATATCTGCTCAAAGTAAGCAATTAGCGAAAGAGATAAATATTAATCGAATGGAAACCTACAGCACGTATCGCACCAAAATGTATGAACGTCTATACAGTGCAGTGAATGAGCAAAAGCTAAATAGCTTGTTTTCTGTGATTGACGCAGATGGAAATGTAATCGCTACAAATTGGATAGAAGATCCTGTTGATAATCATAAAAATGCTGTTTGGTATTTAAATAAGCGGTTGAAAAATAATCGTAACGATCAAAGTCTTATGTACCCGAATCGCCAAAATCTTAAAACAGATAGAATCTTCTATAACATCGCAAATCCGATTTACAATGAACAGGGCAATGTTTCAGGCTATATTATTTTCAATTTATTAGAAAATAAATTCCGCCAGCTAATGAACAATGTCCACTATACCGACATCATAATCACTGACCAATATGATAATAGTATCTTAACATCAAATGAAATGTTACTAACACAGTCAGGAAAACTTAAGGCTCTAAATAATAGTAGCTATATCACGAAACAACTTTCAATTCTTAATGCCAACATTAATGTTCATTCCATCTTGTATATTGGCTTATTTAAGCGTATCTATAAAATTGGGCTTGTAACATTACTGATTGTCTTCCTATCCATCACAATCGGGACCATTCTATTTGCAAACCAGGCAACGCGGAAAAAGATGAAATCAATCGATATTCTGCTAAAAATGATTACAAAGGCGAAAAAGGGAGATTTTAACCAAAAGGTGAACTTTGCTAAAGAGGATGAGTTCCAAGTCATTGGTGAGTATGTCGAACAGCTTTTGCAAGATATTCAACGATTATTAAAGGAAAACAAAGAATCAATTGAACGAAATGCTCAATCTGAGATCAAGCAGCTTGAAATGCAAATAGATCCTCACTTTTTATTTAATACATTAGAAAATATCAAATATATGATTAAAATTGATTCTAATAAAGCAGAACGGTTAATTATTATTCTCTCCAATTTATTAAGATACAGTGTGAGTAATCGCATGCAATATAATAGTATTCAAAAGGATACGAATTATTTGAAGGATTATTTAACCTTACAGAAGATTCGGTTTGGCGACGCCTTAGACTATAACATAGATGTTCAGGCAGGAACTGAAAACTATTTTCTTCCTAAATTGATTGTGCAGCCGTTAGTGGAAAATGCAATCAAATATGGATTTCAGACCAAGACCAATTTAAAAATAGAGATCATCATTAAAAACACAAAGAAAAATGTATATTTGGTGATTCGCGATAATGGAGAGGGGATCGAAAAGAATAGATTAATTGAATTAAAGAAGTCATTGATTCTCGGTGAGAATGACACTAACCATATTGGCATTTATAACGTAAATCGCAGGATTCAATTGCTATATGGGAAGAGCTACGGGTTAAGAATTTACAGCGAAGAGAAAAAAGGAACATTCGTTTTGGTGAAAATCCCAATTATAAAGGAGGAAGAGTCAGAATGA
- a CDS encoding response regulator has product MIQAIIVEDEQIIRRGMIYTLDWKEMQTEIIGEASNGQEGLQKIIDLKPDLVITDIKMPILNGIDMIEQASKFHDFEKVILSSYSDFEYTKKSIQLQVFDYLLKPIDREVLRIMMDLLNKKIVEKKKHKLIQQKVDFSFMKAVFFPEEIETSAYCDYTQKVINCINERYAEKINLEDVAQDLAVSPSYLSRVFKKDTKGTFHHYLNQQRIKASVPLLLTKKYMIYEIAEMVGFSDYKQFNAVFKKHMGYSPSEFIQGVSHPLSGI; this is encoded by the coding sequence ATGATTCAAGCCATTATAGTTGAAGATGAACAAATTATTCGCAGAGGAATGATTTATACCCTGGATTGGAAAGAAATGCAAACGGAGATTATTGGCGAAGCTTCAAATGGGCAAGAGGGTCTACAGAAGATTATTGATCTTAAACCAGATTTAGTCATAACGGATATTAAAATGCCGATATTAAATGGGATTGATATGATAGAACAAGCTTCTAAATTTCATGATTTTGAAAAGGTTATTCTCTCCAGTTATAGTGATTTTGAATATACAAAAAAGAGTATTCAACTTCAAGTTTTCGATTATTTACTTAAACCGATAGATAGAGAAGTATTAAGAATAATGATGGATTTGCTAAATAAGAAAATAGTAGAGAAGAAGAAACATAAATTAATTCAACAAAAGGTAGATTTCTCCTTTATGAAGGCTGTGTTTTTTCCTGAAGAGATAGAAACGTCGGCTTATTGTGATTATACCCAAAAAGTAATAAATTGTATAAATGAACGGTATGCAGAGAAAATAAATTTGGAAGATGTAGCCCAAGATCTGGCCGTAAGTCCAAGTTATTTAAGCAGAGTTTTTAAGAAGGACACAAAGGGAACTTTTCATCATTACTTAAATCAACAACGGATAAAAGCATCGGTACCCTTACTTCTCACAAAGAAATACATGATTTACGAAATTGCAGAAATGGTAGGATTCAGTGATTATAAACAATTTAATGCAGTATTTAAAAAACACATGGGTTATTCGCCGAGTGAATTTATCCAGGGGGTTAGCCATCCACTCAGTGGAATTTAA
- a CDS encoding FAD-dependent oxidoreductase — protein sequence MSGSEHQFPKTFWREIELPTYEPLNEDLSVDVAVVGAGITGITAAYLLSKEGLKVAILEAGGVLNGTTGHTTAKLTAQHGMIYDEFIQHFGPEKARLYFESHMNAIQFVETMVKENGIDCDYSKEDAYIYATTEEYVDKIKTEWEAYKSLNIDGSLKDTIPFNIPAKAALLMRNQAQYHPLKFLKSLLEDAVNAGCSVYENTVATDIEDDDTEPKVVTKAGHRVTCKQVIIASHFPFYDKPGLYFARMHTDRSYAIGIKTDMDYPGGIYISADSPARSIRTTPYNGEKLLILGGENHKTGQGIDTLKHYEALQLFAKEAFGLKEYHYRWSAQDMVTLDKLPFIGKYSEGRENILIATGYKKWGMTTGILAGHLLTDYVMDRENPYMELYSPSRAFQADPDFKSVVTTNADVAKHLIKGKLEYTDKSTDDLQMGEGSVVMYNGKRAGAYKDENGKLYVVDTTCTHLGCECEWNRAEKSWDCPCHGSRYSYSGDVIEGPTKKALELLKEE from the coding sequence ATGAGTGGATCTGAACATCAATTTCCTAAAACCTTTTGGCGCGAGATAGAATTACCGACTTATGAACCATTAAATGAGGATTTATCTGTGGACGTAGCAGTTGTCGGGGCTGGAATAACTGGGATTACTGCTGCCTATTTACTGTCAAAAGAAGGGCTGAAGGTAGCCATTTTGGAAGCCGGTGGTGTCTTAAACGGGACAACCGGGCACACCACGGCTAAGTTAACCGCCCAGCATGGCATGATTTATGATGAGTTTATCCAACACTTCGGGCCAGAAAAGGCAAGGCTGTATTTTGAATCCCATATGAATGCCATTCAATTCGTGGAAACCATGGTAAAGGAAAATGGAATTGACTGTGATTACAGCAAAGAGGATGCTTATATTTATGCCACAACTGAAGAGTATGTTGACAAGATAAAAACGGAGTGGGAGGCGTACAAAAGTCTCAATATTGACGGATCTTTGAAAGACACGATTCCATTTAATATCCCGGCCAAAGCGGCTCTATTGATGCGCAATCAAGCACAGTATCACCCGCTAAAGTTTTTAAAGTCGCTACTAGAGGATGCCGTAAATGCTGGCTGTTCTGTTTATGAAAATACAGTCGCTACAGATATTGAAGATGATGATACAGAACCAAAAGTAGTGACAAAGGCTGGTCATAGGGTGACATGCAAACAGGTGATTATTGCCTCCCATTTCCCTTTTTATGATAAACCAGGTCTCTATTTTGCCAGAATGCATACAGATAGATCCTATGCAATCGGTATAAAAACAGACATGGACTATCCCGGCGGCATCTATATCAGTGCCGACAGCCCGGCCCGCTCCATTCGTACAACACCGTATAATGGGGAAAAGTTGCTCATACTCGGCGGTGAAAATCATAAAACAGGGCAGGGAATCGATACGCTAAAGCATTATGAAGCGCTCCAATTATTCGCCAAAGAGGCCTTTGGGCTGAAGGAATACCATTATCGCTGGTCCGCCCAGGATATGGTCACATTGGACAAACTTCCTTTTATCGGAAAATATTCGGAAGGCCGGGAAAACATTTTAATTGCCACCGGCTATAAAAAATGGGGAATGACGACAGGCATTCTCGCGGGACACTTGTTAACTGATTATGTGATGGACCGGGAGAATCCATACATGGAGCTCTATTCACCATCACGAGCATTCCAGGCAGATCCCGATTTTAAAAGTGTTGTCACCACCAATGCAGATGTTGCTAAGCATCTGATCAAGGGTAAGCTTGAGTATACCGACAAGTCCACAGATGATTTACAGATGGGCGAGGGCTCTGTTGTCATGTATAACGGAAAACGAGCAGGTGCCTATAAAGACGAGAACGGGAAACTTTATGTTGTCGACACCACTTGTACCCATCTTGGCTGTGAATGTGAATGGAATCGCGCTGAAAAATCATGGGATTGCCCGTGCCATGGCTCACGTTATTCCTATTCAGGCGATGTGATTGAAGGTCCGACAAAAAAAGCACTGGAATTGTTGAAAGAAGAGTAG
- a CDS encoding ABC transporter ATP-binding protein, whose translation MSTSITFEQVRKDYEKNTVIPDLNLKIKPGELFTLLGPSGCGKTTLLRMIAGFHSIDGGTISFDQQVINDIPAHKRNIGMVFQNYAIFPHMNVYNNVKYGLKNRKINKEEMIKRLDEIIETVKITDYKDRLPNRLSGGQQQRVALARAIVIHPKVLLMDEPLSNLDAKLRIDMRRAISEIQKEIDITTVYVTHDQEEALAISDRIAVMKDGIIQQVGYPDTIYLRPINAFVATFIGHSNLFPGIIEQANGVSFLRMTKDYQIEIKNITSEVRANDKVMVAIRPEEFTLSERQSGIRARVKHRNFLGKYINYELVLDDGQSIEFTQDTNQKDRFIQLDDVVYLEVIAEKINIFTADGEESLISGVTRYVE comes from the coding sequence TTGAGCACATCAATCACATTTGAGCAGGTACGGAAGGACTATGAAAAAAATACGGTAATTCCTGATTTAAATTTAAAAATAAAACCAGGTGAACTCTTCACATTATTAGGCCCATCAGGCTGCGGGAAAACCACGCTTCTAAGGATGATTGCAGGTTTCCACAGTATTGACGGAGGGACGATCTCATTCGATCAGCAAGTAATTAACGATATTCCAGCCCATAAACGGAATATTGGGATGGTTTTTCAAAACTATGCAATTTTTCCCCATATGAATGTATACAACAATGTTAAATACGGTTTGAAAAACCGGAAGATCAATAAAGAAGAAATGATCAAACGGCTTGACGAAATTATTGAAACGGTCAAAATCACAGACTATAAAGATCGCCTTCCTAATCGCTTGTCTGGTGGGCAGCAGCAGCGTGTTGCTTTGGCAAGAGCTATTGTTATTCATCCAAAAGTTCTTCTGATGGATGAACCATTATCGAACCTGGACGCAAAGCTTAGAATTGACATGCGCCGTGCCATAAGTGAAATTCAAAAGGAAATTGATATCACGACAGTGTATGTTACTCATGATCAGGAAGAGGCATTAGCCATTTCGGATCGAATTGCTGTCATGAAAGACGGGATCATCCAGCAGGTCGGGTATCCAGATACCATTTATTTACGGCCTATTAATGCATTTGTTGCAACCTTTATCGGCCATTCCAATTTATTCCCAGGGATCATTGAACAGGCTAATGGAGTGAGTTTTCTTCGGATGACAAAAGATTATCAGATTGAAATAAAAAATATAACATCAGAAGTTCGTGCTAATGACAAAGTAATGGTCGCAATTCGACCGGAAGAGTTTACGCTATCTGAACGTCAGTCTGGGATCAGAGCAAGAGTTAAACATCGGAATTTCTTAGGCAAATATATAAATTATGAGCTCGTTTTGGATGATGGACAAAGTATCGAGTTTACACAGGATACCAATCAAAAGGATCGGTTCATTCAGTTAGATGATGTAGTTTACTTAGAAGTTATCGCAGAAAAAATTAATATATTCACTGCAGATGGTGAGGAAAGTCTCATTTCGGGAGTGACCCGTTATGTGGAATAA
- a CDS encoding MBL fold metallo-hydrolase, with protein sequence MENNQDSKYKDSFLPMTSIGNGIGTIVRQDVYCYTDQIVNLVVVGDPKETNECVLIDTGMPKSAEEIKEMLQERFGEDVRPKAIVLTHGHFDHAGSVAELLEEWSVPVYAHERELPYLTGKKDYPPGDPNVDSGLVAKMSPMFPNHGIDISAYVQKLPEDGTVPSLPDWKWIHTPGHTPGHISLFREQDGTLIAGDVFVTVKQESLYKVMTQMQEISGPPKYFTTDWNAAYESVKKVEALKPQVAITGHGLPMSGEELTKNLHYLVEHFAEIGRPDSGRYVN encoded by the coding sequence TTGGAAAATAACCAGGATAGTAAATATAAGGATTCCTTTCTGCCAATGACATCGATTGGCAATGGAATTGGAACCATTGTCCGGCAGGACGTTTATTGTTACACAGATCAAATTGTTAATCTTGTTGTCGTCGGAGATCCGAAAGAGACGAATGAATGTGTCCTAATTGATACTGGCATGCCAAAGTCAGCGGAAGAGATAAAAGAAATGCTCCAAGAGCGGTTTGGCGAAGATGTCCGTCCGAAGGCCATCGTGTTAACACATGGGCATTTTGATCATGCCGGATCCGTTGCGGAGTTATTGGAGGAGTGGAGTGTTCCAGTTTATGCCCACGAACGAGAACTCCCGTATTTAACCGGGAAGAAAGATTATCCGCCAGGGGATCCAAATGTGGACAGCGGGCTGGTTGCCAAGATGTCCCCGATGTTCCCGAACCATGGGATTGATATTAGTGCATATGTGCAAAAGCTTCCGGAGGACGGGACTGTTCCAAGTCTGCCGGACTGGAAATGGATTCATACCCCGGGACATACACCTGGCCACATCTCCTTATTTCGTGAACAAGATGGGACTTTAATCGCTGGGGATGTCTTTGTGACGGTAAAGCAAGAATCGCTCTACAAAGTGATGACACAAATGCAGGAAATCAGTGGCCCGCCCAAGTATTTCACCACTGACTGGAATGCGGCCTATGAATCCGTGAAAAAAGTAGAGGCGCTTAAACCGCAAGTAGCGATCACTGGTCATGGTCTGCCAATGAGCGGTGAAGAACTAACCAAGAACCTACATTATTTAGTGGAGCATTTTGCTGAAATTGGCCGGCCAGATAGTGGCAGGTATGTTAATTAA
- a CDS encoding amidase family protein, whose product MENPKLKKYLEEWLEETTISEIQEKLASGELTSKELVLLYLHRISRYDKELHSILEINPDALQIAEALDTERKKKGPRGLLHGIPILIKDNIDTHDKMHTSAGSLALKDSIALKDSFVAEQLRKAGAIILGKTNMTEWANFMAIGMKSGYSSRGGQVENPYGPRKFDVGGSSAGSGAAIAANFAAAAVGTETSGSILNPSCQNSLVGIKPTVGLISRRGIIPIAHTQDTAGPMARTVEDAVILLNALCGKDDLDSITKTNPFIGFDLSELLVKDGLKGKRIGIASDGFMELLSKEKQKVVAAGLELLKSSGAEMIEDIVFPSAKAEWKYDVLTYEFKPDLNAYLNSLHPSIQVRTLADLIEFNKNDEEKMLKYGQAVLLESEKTSGSLTEAAYIDALEFDLYHSTKKGIDFALEKYGLDVIVFPNDEGSHISAKAGYPTIAVPAGYTSLGEPVGITFAGTAYSEPLLIQVAYAFEQMTRFRKAPILE is encoded by the coding sequence ATGGAGAATCCAAAATTAAAGAAATATCTCGAAGAATGGCTAGAGGAAACAACAATCAGCGAAATCCAGGAAAAGTTGGCGAGCGGCGAGCTTACATCAAAAGAGCTGGTCTTATTGTATTTACATAGAATTTCTCGTTACGATAAAGAGCTACATTCAATCCTCGAAATTAATCCGGATGCGCTGCAGATAGCGGAAGCGCTTGACACGGAACGGAAAAAGAAGGGGCCACGCGGCCTGTTACACGGAATTCCGATTCTAATTAAGGATAATATCGACACCCATGACAAAATGCATACAAGTGCCGGGTCACTTGCATTAAAAGATTCGATTGCCCTAAAGGATTCATTTGTAGCAGAGCAATTACGTAAAGCCGGTGCCATCATTCTTGGAAAAACAAATATGACGGAATGGGCAAATTTTATGGCGATTGGAATGAAAAGTGGCTATAGTTCAAGAGGCGGACAGGTGGAAAATCCCTATGGTCCGAGGAAATTTGATGTTGGCGGTTCTAGTGCAGGTTCCGGGGCAGCGATTGCCGCAAATTTTGCCGCTGCGGCGGTTGGGACCGAAACCTCTGGCTCAATCCTGAATCCATCCTGCCAAAATTCATTAGTGGGGATTAAACCTACGGTAGGTTTAATTAGCCGCAGAGGGATTATCCCAATCGCACACACACAGGATACTGCAGGGCCAATGGCTAGAACGGTTGAGGATGCGGTGATTCTGTTAAATGCCTTATGTGGAAAAGATGATCTCGATTCTATAACCAAGACAAACCCTTTTATTGGATTCGACTTGTCAGAGTTACTTGTAAAAGATGGACTAAAGGGAAAGAGAATCGGCATAGCATCTGATGGCTTTATGGAGCTATTGAGTAAGGAAAAACAAAAAGTTGTGGCCGCAGGATTGGAACTGTTGAAATCATCAGGAGCAGAGATGATTGAGGACATTGTTTTCCCTTCCGCTAAGGCTGAATGGAAATACGATGTTTTAACCTATGAATTTAAACCAGATTTAAATGCCTATTTGAATAGCCTTCACCCATCCATACAAGTGAGAACGTTAGCAGATCTAATTGAATTTAATAAAAATGATGAAGAAAAGATGCTCAAATATGGCCAGGCCGTACTACTGGAATCAGAAAAAACAAGCGGTTCTTTAACGGAAGCTGCTTATATTGATGCATTGGAATTCGACTTGTATCATTCAACAAAGAAAGGGATTGATTTTGCGTTAGAGAAATACGGACTAGATGTTATTGTTTTTCCTAACGATGAAGGCTCCCATATCAGTGCGAAAGCAGGCTATCCCACCATTGCAGTCCCTGCTGGCTATACATCTCTTGGGGAGCCGGTGGGAATTACCTTTGCCGGAACAGCTTACAGTGAACCGCTTTTAATTCAAGTGGCGTATGCTTTCGAGCAAATGACACGCTTCCGCAAGGCACCCATACTAGAATAA
- a CDS encoding DUF5658 family protein produces MRLCLFLLFAGVLDAVLTHFGMSSGFVDEGNPMMKLVIEQSWSYFYMIKIILPLMLLGLFYLRPFNRWVRTLIVSTCVLYFSVLVYHMVWIVLYINTST; encoded by the coding sequence ATGAGACTCTGTTTATTCCTATTATTTGCCGGTGTGTTGGATGCGGTCTTAACCCACTTTGGTATGTCTTCCGGTTTCGTTGATGAGGGGAACCCGATGATGAAGCTTGTCATTGAACAAAGCTGGTCTTATTTTTATATGATAAAAATAATCCTGCCACTTATGCTTCTGGGCTTGTTTTATCTTCGCCCTTTTAACCGTTGGGTTAGAACTCTTATCGTCTCCACCTGTGTCCTCTACTTTTCTGTCCTTGTATATCATATGGTCTGGATTGTCCTTTACATCAATACGTCAACATAA
- a CDS encoding DEAD/DEAH box helicase, translating to MLNTLKPFLQEAWKQSGFEQPTSIQDAAIPMILGGKDVIAESPTGTGKTLAYLLPLLNKIDATIPSLQAVVLASSQELVMQVYQEFQKWSEGSGIRGTSIIGGANLKRQLEKLKKRPHVIFATPGRLLELIKQKKVKMHEIKMVVLDEGDQLLIPEHLHTVQNIVKSTMSDRQVVLFSATMKQATEKLAKEMTAEPEVLRIEKDEMASSGEVEHIYFSCEPRDKIKLIEKITRLDHSKSLAFINDIGEIQVFKEKLLFKELSIGVLHSDMKKLERQAALKAFRDGKLKMLIATDIAARGLDIQGVTHVVQIDSPKDISQYVHRSGRTGRMGANGTIISLVTDREERELKRYCRELNIPLHKRIFYQGKIVAEEQRSQKFRK from the coding sequence ATGTTAAATACGTTAAAGCCATTTTTGCAGGAAGCATGGAAACAATCAGGCTTCGAGCAGCCGACATCGATTCAGGATGCTGCTATCCCTATGATTCTGGGAGGAAAAGATGTCATTGCCGAGTCACCAACAGGTACAGGGAAGACGCTTGCTTATTTACTTCCTTTATTAAATAAAATCGATGCAACTATACCGTCCTTACAAGCAGTAGTCCTTGCCTCTTCCCAAGAGTTGGTCATGCAGGTTTATCAAGAATTTCAAAAATGGTCAGAAGGAAGCGGGATTAGAGGTACGTCGATTATTGGCGGGGCAAACTTAAAGCGACAGCTTGAAAAGTTGAAAAAGCGCCCGCATGTTATTTTTGCTACACCGGGCCGCTTGCTTGAATTAATCAAACAGAAGAAAGTGAAAATGCACGAGATAAAAATGGTTGTTTTAGATGAAGGAGATCAACTGTTAATACCGGAGCATTTACACACTGTCCAAAACATCGTGAAATCAACGATGAGTGACCGCCAAGTTGTCTTATTTTCGGCGACGATGAAACAGGCAACAGAAAAGCTGGCAAAAGAAATGACAGCGGAACCTGAAGTCCTTCGAATTGAAAAAGATGAAATGGCTTCTTCCGGGGAAGTAGAGCATATCTATTTTTCCTGTGAACCACGAGATAAAATTAAGTTAATTGAAAAAATTACTCGCCTTGACCATAGTAAATCCCTTGCGTTTATTAATGACATTGGCGAAATTCAAGTTTTTAAAGAGAAATTGCTGTTTAAAGAATTATCCATCGGAGTCCTGCACAGCGATATGAAAAAGCTAGAACGACAAGCGGCATTAAAAGCTTTCCGGGATGGAAAACTGAAAATGCTGATTGCCACAGATATTGCGGCCCGGGGCCTCGATATTCAAGGAGTAACCCATGTTGTTCAAATTGACTCACCTAAAGACATTTCTCAATATGTACACAGGTCGGGAAGAACAGGAAGAATGGGAGCGAATGGTACCATCATTTCACTGGTTACGGATCGAGAAGAGCGAGAACTAAAGCGATATTGCCGGGAGTTAAATATCCCTCTTCATAAACGAATTTTTTATCAAGGGAAAATTGTTGCTGAAGAACAAAGAAGTCAAAAGTTTAGAAAATAA
- a CDS encoding iron ABC transporter permease — MWNKWTRKLDFWNSVTLLVFLFFAVFLIYPLGALLLGSFQGNDGSFTFEHFQTFFEKKYYYQSLLHSFAVTICVTILAIALGVPLAYLMSTLRIRGKGLIEILIIISVLSPPFIGAYSWILLLGRSGVISRFFLEHFNVTIPSIYGFGGILLVFTLKLFPYIYLYVSGALKKMDSSLSEAAESLGVTGIRKVTTLILPLILPTVLAGAMLVFMNSLADFGTPMLIGEGYSTMPVLIYSEFISEVGGDAHFAAALATIMIFITTFIFIGQKYFINKKSFEMSSLRPIQPEKAKGMKNLFAHLFIYVIVGLAIIPQVMVIYTSFLKTRGAMFIDGYTLESYRRVIERMGDSILNTYIYGIIALAVIILLGMLISYASVRRKNFLTSFIDTIAMFPYIVPGSVLGITLLLAFNKSPLLLSGTAAILIVSFIIRRLPYTMRSSAAIIYQLSPSMEEASISLGYSPMRTFINITARLMMPGVLAGALLSWITVINELSSSIILFTGKTRTMSVAIYSEVIRASYGTAAALSTILTVTTVISLLIFFKATGSKEVNL, encoded by the coding sequence ATGTGGAATAAATGGACTAGAAAACTAGACTTTTGGAATTCCGTGACATTGCTTGTATTTTTATTTTTTGCTGTGTTTTTAATTTATCCGCTTGGAGCGTTGTTACTAGGAAGTTTCCAAGGAAACGATGGCTCATTTACATTTGAACATTTTCAAACCTTTTTTGAGAAAAAATATTATTATCAATCATTGCTCCATAGTTTCGCAGTCACCATATGCGTGACAATCCTGGCTATCGCTTTGGGGGTGCCTCTTGCCTATTTAATGTCGACGCTGAGAATTCGCGGCAAGGGACTTATCGAAATATTAATTATTATTTCTGTATTGTCGCCGCCATTTATTGGAGCCTATTCATGGATTCTTTTATTAGGCCGAAGCGGTGTCATTTCAAGATTTTTTCTGGAGCATTTTAATGTAACGATCCCTAGTATCTACGGGTTTGGTGGGATTCTATTGGTTTTTACCTTAAAGTTGTTCCCGTACATCTATTTATATGTTTCTGGAGCTCTTAAAAAAATGGATTCCTCTTTAAGTGAAGCGGCTGAAAGCTTAGGAGTGACAGGAATTAGAAAGGTTACAACGCTAATCTTGCCGCTGATTCTGCCAACAGTTTTAGCAGGCGCCATGCTGGTTTTTATGAATTCCCTTGCTGACTTTGGGACTCCAATGCTAATTGGAGAAGGTTATTCGACCATGCCTGTGCTAATCTACTCAGAATTTATTAGTGAGGTAGGCGGTGATGCACACTTTGCCGCGGCTCTTGCAACTATAATGATTTTTATTACAACCTTTATATTTATTGGTCAAAAATATTTTATCAATAAGAAATCATTCGAAATGAGTTCGCTTCGCCCTATTCAACCTGAGAAAGCAAAAGGAATGAAAAACCTTTTTGCCCATTTGTTTATTTATGTTATTGTGGGATTAGCCATCATTCCACAAGTCATGGTTATCTATACGTCATTCTTAAAAACCAGAGGTGCCATGTTTATTGACGGTTATACATTGGAAAGTTACCGCAGAGTAATCGAACGTATGGGTGATTCCATTTTAAATACGTATATCTACGGAATCATTGCGTTAGCAGTTATCATATTATTGGGGATGCTCATTTCGTATGCATCTGTAAGAAGAAAAAACTTCTTAACCTCTTTTATTGATACGATTGCCATGTTCCCTTATATAGTTCCAGGCTCAGTATTGGGGATTACGTTGCTACTTGCCTTTAACAAATCGCCGTTACTATTAAGTGGAACGGCAGCTATTTTAATTGTTTCCTTTATTATTCGCCGGCTTCCATATACGATGCGATCAAGTGCTGCCATTATTTATCAGTTGAGTCCCAGTATGGAAGAAGCATCAATTAGCTTAGGTTATTCTCCCATGAGGACGTTTATTAATATTACTGCTAGGTTAATGATGCCAGGTGTTTTAGCTGGTGCTCTATTAAGTTGGATTACGGTCATCAATGAACTTAGTTCGTCGATTATTTTATTTACTGGAAAGACTAGAACCATGTCTGTTGCAATCTATTCGGAGGTCATTAGGGCAAGCTATGGTACTGCCGCAGCACTTTCCACAATTCTCACAGTCACTACGGTAATCTCACTTTTGATTTTCTTCAAAGCAACAGGTTCGAAAGAAGTAAACCTATAA